The Oncorhynchus clarkii lewisi isolate Uvic-CL-2024 chromosome 20, UVic_Ocla_1.0, whole genome shotgun sequence nucleotide sequence tgtacaaactgTACCCATCACAGTTCAAAGACTGTCTGATGTGGGactgctgtgttgtgtgtgtgtgtgtctgtgtgtgtgtgttcagggtcgGCAAGGATAGACAGAGAAAACCCTACTGCATTCGGAGCTCGGGGACAGAGTGTGACCTCACCAACGAGCTGCGGAACCTGGAGGAGACCTACTCTGCCGACGTCCTATCAGAACCCCTGCCTGGCGTGAACTCTGACCTTGTAGAGTTCCCCTACACCCGGGCCGAGAGGTTCTGCCCCTACAAAGACAGTGAGTGCTATTAGCTACATTATTATTACAGtaataaatacattattattttatttacgcTCACACAGTAACAACCTGAGTCATTAAGCACCTTGTTATTGCATTGTAAAATAATGCCGTTATAGCATTAATTTATAAATGTTGATTTCACTGGAAATTCCCCAAATAAATTCTGTCTGTGGTGCCTAACTCGTCTGGTTCTCCTTTTAGCTCAAATAGGAGCACCGAGTTTCAACATCAAGTGGAGCGAAGACAAGACCAAGATGACACTCCACATACAGGACCCTCTCACTCCCATCTACAAAGATGACCAGCTGGTGACTATCAGAGACATCTTTAAGAATGACCTGAAGTACAACGTCATATACAACAAAGCCGGGAGCACAGGAAAGGTGAGTTGAACAATCACAGTCAATAGATTGTAAATGCGTTGCTTATGATTCTATACCTGTTGATTCCCACCAATGACACAAAACAAACAGTGTGCGACTTGAGATAATATTGTATCTAACTCTAAACCTCTGTCCACAGAAAGAGACAATGTCAGACCTGAGAGATGTCGAGCTGAACAACCTGGATAAAGGAGAGAGCTACTGCTTCATGGTGGCAGCCTATATCCCTTCCCGCTCTGTGGAGAAGAGACTTGGAGATTGGAGCAAGCCGCAGTGCTCACCCAGAGAGAGCAAGACCATCTTTGAGGGTAAGGGACCCCACAATGCAAAGCACCTGGTATGTTGGAGTTGAGATTGGGCGGAAGGAGTTTAAGGTGA carries:
- the LOC139377296 gene encoding tissue factor-like; protein product: MMDVRTSVHFGVSLLSVLFTIGASGEDYFPEAQNVKWVSNNFKTILTWGPEPTNYTYTVEFSEVGKDRQRKPYCIRSSGTECDLTNELRNLEETYSADVLSEPLPGVNSDLVEFPYTRAERFCPYKDTQIGAPSFNIKWSEDKTKMTLHIQDPLTPIYKDDQLVTIRDIFKNDLKYNVIYNKAGSTGKKETMSDLRDVELNNLDKGESYCFMVAAYIPSRSVEKRLGDWSKPQCSPRESKTIFEEFPFGVIAGAIAIMLAMLIILITLTVVCCKRFCCIKKETVDKENLQLSPV